TTGGAACAACATATCAGGTCGCCCTTTGTCTCGACAGGCTGTATCGGCTTGGATTAATGGAAGAGCCATTCCTAAGCTCTCGCCTGCGGAAACTCTGGTGATTATTGAAATTCTGGGGTGTACATTGACCGAGTTTGCTATGGCTTTTCCTCGCGAGGCAGAGATTAAAAAGCTTGCAGATACCCCTTGACAATGTAAGTTTAACCTTGCACTATAGACGGTGTAAGGTTAAACTTACATTGCCGAACCTGGCTGCTACATAAAGATGATTAAATCCGTCCCTGCCTCTAACAGGTGTAGTTTCCAGGTTCGAGTCCTGGCTGTTCCATTCCCGTCACACATTCGATCGAGCCTGTAAGTCGTCGCGTCGCGTGGCTCTCGGAGTGAATGGGAAAACTCAAAATCCTAAATCCTAAATCTCAAAACCATGAACGAAGATACCTTGCTAGAAACACCCTTTCCAGAGCTTAGTAAAGACGAGGCTGAAGACGAGGATGAAGACGAGGATGAAGACGAGGCTGAACCCGTCGTCTTA
The genomic region above belongs to Argonema galeatum A003/A1 and contains:
- a CDS encoding helix-turn-helix transcriptional regulator → MKNEIFMTLLERKGLTQERFAELVELAWNNISGRPLSRQAVSAWINGRAIPKLSPAETLVIIEILGCTLTEFAMAFPREAEIKKLADTP